In a single window of the Alteriqipengyuania lutimaris genome:
- a CDS encoding SDR family oxidoreductase — protein sequence MTELLTLNGKRALITSGTRGAGAATVALFRQLGARVLTTARSQPAAIPDEIFVAADLTTTVGCETVASTVQDRLGGVDIVVHMLGGSSAPAGGYAALDDDEWRKELDLNLFPAVRLDRHLLPAMEAQGAGVVIHVTSIQRELPLPEATTAYAAAKAALSTYSKSLSKQVSPKGVRVIRVSPGWIETEASVELAQRLAAEHDADVEQGKQMIMDSLGGIPIGRPSKPAEIANLIAFLSSDLAGTITGTEYVIDGGTMPTA from the coding sequence ATGACGGAACTGCTGACACTGAATGGGAAACGCGCGCTCATCACTTCCGGCACCCGCGGTGCCGGAGCGGCTACGGTCGCCCTGTTCCGGCAGCTCGGAGCCAGGGTGCTGACGACGGCGCGCTCGCAGCCCGCAGCCATACCGGACGAGATTTTCGTCGCAGCAGACCTCACCACCACGGTCGGATGCGAGACGGTTGCTTCCACCGTGCAGGACCGGCTGGGCGGTGTCGATATTGTGGTGCACATGCTCGGAGGATCGTCGGCACCAGCGGGCGGCTATGCCGCGCTTGATGACGACGAGTGGCGGAAGGAGCTCGACCTCAACCTCTTCCCTGCCGTGCGCCTTGACCGGCATTTGCTGCCGGCAATGGAAGCGCAAGGGGCCGGCGTGGTGATCCATGTCACCTCGATCCAGCGCGAGCTGCCACTCCCGGAAGCGACGACAGCCTATGCGGCGGCCAAGGCGGCTCTGTCCACCTACAGCAAAAGCCTGTCAAAGCAGGTCTCGCCCAAAGGTGTTCGCGTCATCCGCGTGTCGCCTGGCTGGATCGAAACCGAAGCCTCCGTTGAGCTCGCCCAGCGTCTGGCGGCGGAGCACGATGCGGACGTTGAACAGGGAAAGCAGATGATCATGGATTCGCTAGGCGGAATTCCCATCGGGCGTCCATCCAAGCCTGCGGAAATCGCCAACCTGATCGCGTTCCTTTCTTCTGACCTTGCCGGGACAATCACCGGCACAGAATACGTCATCGACGGGGGCACGATGCCCACCGCTTGA
- a CDS encoding nuclear transport factor 2 family protein, with amino-acid sequence MSIELPAPIAAYFSADKGGNAQAISECFTQDAKVIDEGNTYTGRDAIRQWMANASTQYTYTVEPFAIAQDGDRTVVTSHLVGNFPGSPVDLRYLFVLDGDEIAELEIVP; translated from the coding sequence ATGTCCATCGAGCTGCCTGCACCGATCGCAGCCTATTTTTCCGCCGATAAGGGGGGCAATGCCCAAGCGATCTCCGAGTGCTTCACGCAAGATGCCAAGGTGATCGACGAGGGCAATACCTACACCGGACGCGACGCGATCCGCCAATGGATGGCGAATGCTTCCACCCAGTACACCTATACGGTGGAGCCTTTCGCAATCGCGCAGGATGGCGACCGCACGGTGGTAACCAGTCACCTGGTCGGCAATTTCCCCGGCAGCCCTGTCGACCTGCGCTACCTCTTCGTCCTCGACGGGGACGAGATTGCCGAACTGGAAATCGTGCCATGA
- a CDS encoding LysR family transcriptional regulator — protein sequence MRNYNLSDFDAVLAISRKGSFRAAALELGMSTSALSNAIAKLEGQLGVRLFNRTTRSVSLTEAGRRFVDQVTPALTDIHHALDTVRSQQETPSGTLRINTFATAGREMLAPLVIAYTRRFPDVHIDVVTEGNLVDVVAEGFDFGVRSQKLVPSDMIAIPIGPARRIAVVATPTYLAGRQTPAVPADLLAHACIRTRLPNGALYRWQFEAEGQPVQVDVQGPITLDEASLARIAVLESVGIGYFMESDVWRDMEEGRLVRMLEDWTPPLSPLCLYYPSRRNPPAAFKVFVDLARELARSARDR from the coding sequence ATGCGGAATTACAACCTCTCCGACTTCGATGCGGTGCTGGCGATCAGCCGCAAGGGGTCGTTCCGCGCCGCCGCGCTCGAACTGGGCATGTCCACCAGCGCGCTGAGCAACGCGATCGCTAAGCTGGAGGGGCAGCTGGGAGTGCGCTTGTTCAACCGGACCACCCGCAGCGTTTCGCTGACGGAGGCCGGACGCAGGTTCGTCGATCAGGTGACGCCTGCGCTGACGGATATCCACCATGCGCTCGATACGGTCCGCTCGCAGCAGGAGACTCCTTCGGGAACGCTGCGCATCAACACCTTCGCTACGGCGGGGAGGGAAATGCTTGCGCCGCTTGTAATCGCATACACGCGCCGCTTTCCCGATGTGCACATCGATGTCGTGACGGAAGGAAACCTTGTCGATGTGGTGGCGGAGGGTTTCGACTTTGGCGTGCGCAGCCAGAAGCTAGTTCCCTCCGATATGATCGCGATCCCTATCGGCCCGGCACGGCGCATTGCCGTCGTCGCCACGCCCACATACTTGGCTGGGCGACAGACCCCCGCCGTCCCTGCCGACTTGCTTGCCCATGCCTGCATTCGCACACGCCTGCCTAACGGTGCGCTCTATCGGTGGCAGTTCGAAGCCGAAGGGCAGCCAGTGCAGGTGGATGTCCAAGGACCAATAACCTTGGACGAGGCCAGCCTTGCGCGCATCGCAGTGCTGGAGTCCGTGGGTATCGGTTATTTCATGGAATCCGATGTGTGGCGGGACATGGAGGAGGGGCGGCTGGTGCGCATGCTGGAAGACTGGACACCACCGCTATCGCCGCTGTGCCTTTATTATCCGAGCAGGCGCAATCCGCCTGCTGCCTTCAAGGTGTTCGTGGATCTGGCGCGCGAGCTTGCCCGATCAGCCCGGGACAGATGA
- a CDS encoding DNA-3-methyladenine glycosylase I — protein sequence MSDSNRLSRCEWAASDADLRRYHDSEWGVPQHDPRMLWEMLMLEGFQAGLAWVTILRKRAAFREAFAGFDPAKVAAFDEADFAKLMENPGIVRAQAKIRATIAGAQIYCDMRDRGESFDAFCWSFTDGKVITNLGTEWIASSPLSEAISTELKRRGFKFVGPKIVYAWLQAVGIVNDHARDCFRRDQV from the coding sequence ATGTCTGACAGCAATCGCCTCTCGCGTTGCGAGTGGGCGGCCAGCGATGCGGACCTGCGCCGCTATCACGACAGCGAATGGGGCGTTCCCCAGCACGATCCGCGCATGTTGTGGGAGATGCTGATGCTGGAAGGGTTCCAGGCCGGGCTGGCGTGGGTGACTATCCTCCGCAAGCGGGCGGCATTTCGCGAAGCCTTTGCCGGGTTCGACCCGGCAAAGGTCGCTGCCTTCGATGAAGCCGATTTCGCAAAGCTGATGGAGAATCCGGGCATCGTGCGTGCGCAAGCGAAGATCCGCGCTACGATCGCAGGCGCGCAAATCTACTGCGACATGCGCGATCGGGGCGAAAGCTTCGATGCGTTCTGCTGGTCGTTCACCGACGGCAAGGTGATCACCAATCTGGGCACGGAATGGATCGCCAGTTCGCCCCTTTCCGAGGCGATATCGACAGAGCTGAAACGGCGCGGCTTCAAATTTGTCGGGCCGAAGATCGTCTATGCCTGGCTGCAGGCTGTCGGCATCGTCAATGACCATGCGCGAGACTGCTTTCGCCGCGATCAGGTGTAG
- a CDS encoding alpha/beta fold hydrolase, producing the protein MTFVTTDDGVEIFYKDWGPKDAQAIMFHHGWPLSSDDWDAQLIFFVNKGYRVIAHDRRGHGRSSQVSHGHDMDHYSADVAAVINALDLTNVIHVGHSTGGGEVARYVARAERGRVSKAVLIGAVPPIMVKTDDYPGGLPMDVFDGFRTSLAADRASFYREVAEGPFYGFNRPDVQALEAVIDNWWRQGMMGGAKAHYDGIKAFSETDFTEDLKAIEVPTLIMHGDDDQIVPIDNSARLAIDLLSNGELKVYQDLSHGMATVNADVINADLLAFIQG; encoded by the coding sequence ATGACTTTCGTGACAACTGATGATGGCGTCGAAATCTTCTATAAGGACTGGGGGCCGAAGGACGCCCAGGCCATCATGTTCCATCACGGCTGGCCGCTCAGTTCGGACGACTGGGATGCGCAACTCATCTTCTTTGTGAACAAGGGCTACCGCGTCATCGCTCACGACCGGCGGGGCCATGGACGATCCTCGCAAGTTTCTCACGGCCACGATATGGATCATTATTCGGCGGACGTTGCCGCCGTCATCAATGCGCTCGATCTGACCAACGTGATCCATGTCGGCCATTCGACCGGCGGCGGCGAGGTCGCCCGCTATGTGGCGCGCGCCGAGCGGGGCCGGGTGAGCAAGGCGGTCCTGATCGGTGCCGTTCCTCCGATCATGGTCAAGACGGACGATTATCCCGGCGGACTGCCGATGGACGTGTTCGACGGGTTTCGCACCTCGCTCGCTGCCGATCGCGCCAGCTTCTATCGCGAAGTCGCCGAAGGGCCCTTCTATGGCTTCAACCGCCCCGATGTGCAGGCGCTCGAGGCAGTGATCGACAACTGGTGGCGGCAGGGCATGATGGGCGGCGCCAAAGCGCATTACGACGGGATCAAGGCATTTTCGGAGACCGACTTCACCGAGGACCTCAAGGCAATCGAAGTGCCGACGCTGATCATGCACGGCGACGATGACCAGATCGTCCCGATCGACAACAGCGCGAGGCTCGCGATCGACCTCCTGAGCAATGGCGAACTGAAGGTCTATCAGGACCTTTCGCACGGCATGGCAACCGTCAATGCGGACGTCATCAATGCAGACCTGCTGGCCTTCATCCAGGGGTGA
- a CDS encoding anti-sigma factor family protein has translation MSRPISEDDLHAFVDGALSDSRRAEVEAYLESNPEVAERYAQFGVQREALRAAFDPIAAEPVPPNLNLHHLVATRHRPTRPAWQGAAAACLLLLAGGSSGWMLRGIGMEQTTGIDAVAQEASYAYAVFGSDSGRPVEIAATESDALLGWVETRLSEPVSLPDLSGAGYRFIGGRVVATRNGPAGLLMYDDAEGTRIAIMMRPMVRRDENAPMAKHREGDVVGYAWADDGMGYSLVGGLDVADVLHPIADEARRQLLAST, from the coding sequence ATGAGCCGTCCAATCTCAGAGGACGATCTTCACGCCTTCGTGGACGGCGCATTGTCCGACAGCCGCCGCGCGGAAGTAGAAGCCTATCTCGAAAGCAATCCAGAGGTGGCCGAACGGTATGCGCAGTTCGGCGTACAACGCGAAGCGCTCCGCGCGGCGTTCGACCCCATTGCGGCCGAGCCGGTGCCGCCGAACCTCAATCTGCATCACCTGGTGGCCACTCGCCACCGCCCAACCCGGCCGGCCTGGCAAGGCGCCGCGGCAGCCTGCCTCCTCCTGCTGGCCGGAGGAAGCAGCGGCTGGATGCTTCGCGGCATAGGCATGGAACAGACCACTGGCATCGACGCGGTCGCTCAGGAGGCATCCTATGCCTACGCGGTCTTCGGTTCGGATAGCGGCCGTCCTGTCGAGATCGCGGCAACCGAGAGTGATGCGTTGCTGGGCTGGGTCGAGACGCGCCTATCCGAACCGGTCTCGTTGCCGGACCTGTCAGGGGCCGGTTACCGGTTCATCGGCGGCCGGGTCGTCGCCACGCGGAACGGGCCCGCTGGCCTCCTGATGTATGATGACGCGGAAGGCACGCGCATCGCCATCATGATGCGGCCGATGGTGCGACGCGACGAGAATGCGCCCATGGCAAAGCATCGCGAAGGCGACGTGGTAGGGTACGCCTGGGCAGACGACGGCATGGGTTACAGCCTCGTCGGCGGTCTCGACGTTGCCGACGTCCTGCATCCGATCGCCGATGAAGCACGCCGGCAACTTTTGGCGAGCACATGA
- a CDS encoding RNA polymerase sigma factor: protein MMALVEPMIPSLRRYARSLLRDQSAADDLVQDCLERVISRWHQRRSDGHPRTWVFTILHNLAINRLKQSARRGVHLAVENVDEAAFATPPAQEERLHHGAILDALSLLPEDQRSVLLLVSVEDLSYAETASVLDIPIGTVMSRLSRARHRLARLMDDGPGQSATVGTALRSVK, encoded by the coding sequence ATGATGGCTCTTGTCGAACCAATGATCCCTTCGCTGCGGCGCTATGCGCGCAGCCTGCTGCGCGATCAGAGTGCTGCCGACGATCTGGTGCAAGATTGCCTTGAGCGCGTAATCAGCCGTTGGCACCAGCGCCGAAGCGATGGTCACCCGCGTACGTGGGTCTTCACCATTCTGCATAATCTTGCGATCAACCGTCTCAAGCAGTCGGCGCGCCGCGGAGTCCACCTCGCGGTGGAAAACGTCGATGAAGCCGCATTCGCGACGCCACCCGCGCAGGAAGAGCGGTTGCATCATGGTGCGATCCTCGATGCGCTGTCCTTGCTGCCCGAAGACCAGCGCAGCGTGTTGCTCCTCGTCTCGGTCGAGGACCTTTCCTATGCGGAGACGGCGTCGGTGCTCGACATTCCGATCGGGACCGTAATGTCCCGGCTTTCTCGCGCCCGTCATCGCCTTGCGAGGTTGATGGATGATGGTCCGGGCCAATCCGCTACCGTGGGCACAGCACTGAGGAGCGTCAAATGA
- a CDS encoding YncE family protein, producing MNRPFYALLLLAGSALAPLSVATAGQPPRSATAPDVAISARDRIYAADQFSNTVSVIDPATNRLLGVIRLGDPQPANLSPLYRGQLLVHGLGFSPDGKTLAVVSIGSNSVTFIDTATNAVKATTYVGRSPHEAFFTPDGRELWVTIRGEDYVAVIDTTTFAETKRIRVPAGPGMQIFSPDGDYGYVCSSFTAETVAIRLADHQIVGRIRQDSPFCPNIAASPDGTQVWLTLKDIGRVMIFDARPPFKVIHTIDTGPLTNHVNFAQTAAGTFAYVTVGGLNAVRVFSTDSFEETATIPVGKLPHGLWPSGDGSRIYVGLENADMIAAIDTSSNRVVAEIPVGQAPQAVVYVPNAVAKGDGTAGLTPPGLAAQSVQLSLYAVGSPSDSPSTSVTLFDQGLTQVLQAAVAGLEPRKPYVLALAEQPDGSGAIEPLASFTTNPAGSAVVNAVGPIRQVVRDAPGDRSRFLVIVPGSMTEYGPPVQLQSRAS from the coding sequence ATGAATCGCCCCTTTTACGCCCTTCTTCTTTTGGCTGGCTCCGCCCTCGCGCCCTTGTCGGTGGCGACCGCGGGACAACCGCCGCGTTCCGCCACAGCGCCGGATGTTGCGATCAGTGCGAGGGATCGGATTTATGCGGCCGACCAATTCTCGAATACCGTATCGGTTATCGATCCGGCGACTAACCGCCTGCTTGGTGTGATCCGGCTGGGCGATCCGCAGCCCGCCAATCTCAGCCCGCTCTATCGCGGCCAGCTTCTCGTCCACGGTCTCGGCTTTTCACCCGACGGAAAGACACTCGCAGTCGTGTCGATCGGTTCCAACTCGGTCACCTTCATCGACACCGCCACCAACGCGGTGAAAGCCACCACCTATGTCGGACGCTCTCCGCATGAGGCCTTCTTTACGCCCGACGGACGCGAGCTGTGGGTCACGATCCGGGGCGAAGACTATGTCGCGGTTATCGACACCACGACCTTTGCCGAAACGAAGCGCATTCGCGTGCCGGCGGGCCCCGGAATGCAGATTTTCTCTCCGGATGGCGACTATGGCTATGTCTGCTCATCGTTCACCGCCGAGACGGTCGCAATCAGGCTCGCCGATCATCAGATCGTCGGCCGGATCCGGCAGGACTCGCCGTTCTGTCCCAATATCGCAGCAAGCCCCGACGGGACGCAGGTCTGGCTGACACTGAAGGACATCGGGCGCGTCATGATCTTCGATGCGCGGCCACCCTTCAAAGTAATCCACACGATCGACACCGGCCCGCTCACCAACCACGTCAACTTCGCGCAGACGGCGGCCGGGACATTCGCCTATGTCACGGTCGGCGGGTTGAATGCCGTCAGGGTGTTCAGCACGGACAGCTTCGAGGAAACGGCGACGATCCCGGTCGGCAAGCTGCCGCATGGCCTTTGGCCTTCAGGCGATGGCAGTCGCATCTATGTCGGTCTGGAGAACGCGGACATGATCGCCGCGATCGACACCTCGAGCAATCGTGTGGTCGCGGAAATTCCGGTCGGCCAAGCGCCTCAAGCTGTCGTCTATGTCCCGAATGCTGTTGCCAAAGGCGATGGCACAGCGGGGCTGACACCGCCTGGCCTGGCAGCGCAATCCGTTCAGCTCTCGCTTTACGCCGTCGGTTCGCCCTCAGATTCGCCATCGACCAGCGTCACACTCTTCGACCAAGGATTGACGCAGGTGCTGCAGGCGGCCGTTGCCGGGCTGGAGCCGCGCAAGCCGTATGTGCTCGCGTTGGCAGAGCAGCCGGATGGCAGCGGCGCGATCGAGCCACTTGCGAGCTTCACGACGAACCCGGCTGGCTCGGCTGTCGTCAATGCCGTGGGTCCGATCAGGCAGGTCGTTCGCGACGCACCGGGCGATCGATCGCGCTTCCTCGTTATCGTGCCCGGGTCTATGACCGAATACGGGCCGCCTGTTCAGCTACAATCGCGCGCGTCGTGA